A single window of Serinus canaria isolate serCan28SL12 chromosome 14, serCan2020, whole genome shotgun sequence DNA harbors:
- the LOC115484305 gene encoding cytochrome c oxidase assembly protein COX19 — MSTAMNFSSKSFTPRPPDKGAFPLDHFGECSAFKERFMECLRQSGYESAACRQSAMAYLECRMDRQLMANEPLEKLGFKDLINEKSGEKPEKS; from the exons ATGTCCACCGCCATGAACTTCAGCAGCAAGAGCTTCACGCCGCGGCCGCCGGACAAGGGCGCGTTCCCGCTGGATCACTTCG GGGAGTGCAGCGCCTTCAAGGAGCGCTTCATGGAGTGTCTCCGGCAGAGCGGCTACGAGAGCGCGGCGTGCCGGCAGAGCGCCATGGCCTACCTGGAGTGCCGCATGGACAG GCAACTTATGGCTAATGAACCACTGGAAAAATTGGGATTTAAAGACCTGATAAATGAGAAATCAGGAGAAAAACCTGAGAAGTCGTGA